The following proteins are encoded in a genomic region of Sorangiineae bacterium MSr12523:
- a CDS encoding LysE family translocator, giving the protein MLGSSLALFAVTLGVAAVVPGPTTMTVVARVLGRGYRGAPMLHLGILCGEVVWLSCAAMGAATLAEKAQPVFMAIKYAGIAYLIYLAVKLWGTRREAADPEAEGKVVPGEGARLVFAGLSLSLSNPKTMLFYLALLPSIVDLSHATLFDLGALLAVAMVIVTLVNVFYVLLAGHARKFFRTPAAMRIVDRVSGVVMATAAVLIAIR; this is encoded by the coding sequence ATGCTCGGATCTTCGCTCGCTTTGTTTGCGGTTACCCTGGGCGTCGCGGCCGTCGTGCCGGGTCCCACGACGATGACCGTCGTCGCACGTGTTCTCGGTCGCGGTTATCGCGGTGCTCCCATGCTCCACCTGGGCATCCTTTGCGGTGAGGTCGTCTGGCTTTCGTGCGCCGCCATGGGGGCGGCCACCTTGGCCGAAAAGGCCCAGCCGGTGTTCATGGCCATCAAGTACGCGGGCATCGCCTACCTGATCTATCTCGCCGTGAAGCTCTGGGGGACCCGCCGCGAGGCCGCGGATCCGGAGGCCGAAGGCAAAGTCGTTCCCGGGGAGGGCGCGCGGCTGGTCTTTGCCGGGCTCTCGCTTTCGCTGAGCAATCCAAAGACGATGCTCTTCTATTTGGCGCTGCTGCCCAGCATCGTGGACCTTTCCCACGCGACCCTGTTCGACCTCGGCGCTCTGCTCGCCGTGGCGATGGTCATCGTGACCCTGGTCAACGTGTTTTACGTGCTCCTGGCCGGCCACGCGCGCAAGTTCTTCCGAACGCCCGCCGCCATGCGCATCGTGGATCGCGTGAGCGGCGTCGTGATGGCCACGGCGGCCGTCCTCATTGCGATTCGTTGA
- a CDS encoding sugar ABC transporter ATP-binding protein — protein sequence MERAGGPLLEVRGLTKRYPGGTALDGVHFDVHAGEVHCLLGANGAGKSTLIKCVSGAVEPTSGEILLDGVPLPAGSPSASLARGVATIYQELDLAPDLTVAESIYFGREPCRGPFLDRRAMRAGAKEVLARLRHEDISVDATVGELRPAFQQIVSIARALSAKARLLILDEPSAILDASEIEALFAVVRSLLEQGTSVIFISHLLGEIATIGHRVSVLRDGRTVASGLPASTPASELISLMVGNAAKPAIANRGSALLEKKNIVLSVRDVHRAGVGPIRFDLHAGEILGIAGLVGAGRTELLRLIYGLDRTEGGEVLVSGASLPRGRPDCAIDAGMGFIPEDRKAQGLLLDWGLAANASLAALPQVSRFGWIDVAAEQTRARGHLDGIATKYANIEQPVRELSGGNQQKVLFCRWLFHECRILLLDEPTRGVDVGARAEIYRVVGELAAKGMAVIVVSSDLSELVAVCTRILVMREGAVVAEVDGAEATEPLLLRHCVEATA from the coding sequence ATGGAACGCGCGGGAGGTCCCCTCCTCGAGGTTCGCGGCCTCACCAAGCGGTACCCGGGCGGGACCGCCCTCGATGGCGTCCATTTCGACGTTCACGCGGGCGAGGTGCATTGCCTCCTTGGCGCCAATGGCGCGGGCAAGTCGACGCTCATCAAATGCGTCTCCGGCGCCGTCGAGCCCACGAGCGGGGAAATCCTTCTCGACGGAGTTCCCCTGCCCGCGGGCAGTCCTTCGGCCTCGCTCGCGCGGGGCGTGGCCACCATTTACCAGGAGCTGGATCTCGCGCCCGATCTCACGGTGGCCGAGAGCATCTACTTCGGCCGCGAACCCTGCCGCGGTCCCTTTTTGGATCGCCGCGCCATGCGCGCGGGTGCAAAAGAGGTGCTCGCCCGCCTCCGGCACGAAGATATTTCCGTCGATGCGACGGTGGGCGAGCTCCGCCCGGCGTTTCAGCAGATCGTCTCCATTGCGCGAGCGCTGTCGGCCAAGGCGCGCCTGCTCATTTTGGACGAGCCGTCGGCCATCTTGGATGCGTCGGAAATCGAGGCGCTTTTCGCGGTGGTGCGAAGCCTCCTCGAGCAGGGGACGAGCGTCATCTTCATTTCGCATTTGCTCGGCGAGATTGCCACCATCGGCCATCGCGTGAGCGTCCTGCGCGACGGGCGCACCGTGGCATCGGGCCTGCCCGCGTCGACCCCGGCGAGCGAACTCATTTCCCTCATGGTCGGCAACGCGGCCAAACCGGCCATCGCCAACCGAGGCAGCGCGCTCCTCGAGAAAAAGAACATCGTGCTTTCGGTGCGGGACGTCCACCGCGCCGGCGTGGGGCCGATTCGTTTTGATCTGCACGCGGGGGAAATCCTCGGCATCGCGGGCCTCGTCGGCGCGGGCCGCACGGAGTTGCTTCGCTTGATTTACGGGCTCGATCGCACGGAGGGTGGCGAGGTCCTCGTGTCCGGCGCTTCGCTGCCGCGCGGCCGCCCCGACTGCGCAATCGATGCCGGCATGGGCTTCATCCCCGAGGATCGCAAGGCACAAGGCCTGCTCCTCGATTGGGGTCTCGCGGCCAATGCGTCGCTGGCGGCGCTCCCGCAGGTTTCGCGCTTCGGCTGGATCGATGTGGCCGCCGAGCAAACGCGCGCCCGGGGCCATTTGGACGGCATTGCGACCAAGTACGCCAACATCGAGCAGCCTGTACGGGAACTTTCGGGCGGCAACCAGCAAAAGGTCCTCTTCTGCCGGTGGTTGTTCCACGAGTGCCGGATTCTCCTGCTCGACGAGCCCACGCGGGGGGTCGACGTCGGCGCCCGCGCCGAGATCTACCGCGTCGTCGGCGAGCTGGCCGCGAAGGGCATGGCGGTCATCGTCGTCTCGTCGGACCTTTCGGAACTCGTTGCAGTATGCACGCGAATCCTGGTGATGCGGGAAGGTGCCGTGGTCGCCGAAGTGGACGGCGCCGAGGCGACCGAGCCGCTCTTGCTTCGTCATTGTGTGGAGGCCACGGCATGA
- a CDS encoding DUF885 domain-containing protein produces MRSNEAARPFLEVSAKYRPERATSYGLEGYDDQVTDLLDKHEERQRADLARVKTSLQSKLAAETDPLVKQDLEILVRAADLRMRASETHQRYEVPFYRVTERIFDGLRVLLEDRIPPARQKLALPRLRRYAGLEPGSRPFTELARTETSNAMANQGTRLAPSRIDVEKELQNSPVLLDGIEKLFQKYRIDGYQQPFATLKQQIAAYQDYLRKEVLPRTRTDFRMAPEVYAVELEAFGVDMKPEQLIALGHAGFDALQAEMQKVAAQVARARNLPSSDYRDVILALKKEQIAPNDVLSTYRKRLTEVEAIIAREHLVTLPTRPAVIRLGSEAENAALPAPHMSAPRLIGNTGEKGEFILPTSVPPPPGGKASDARMDDFSYEAATWTLTAHEARPGHELQFASLVERGIPVARAIFASNSANVEGWGLYSEYITYPFMPPEGQLVSLQFRLHRAARVFLDPELQQGKWTPESARAFLQKEVVLSPGFANSEVERYTYKMPGQATSYFYGYTRMLELRREVETRLGPKFDAQKFHDFILQQGLLPPNLLREAALKEFTGGHG; encoded by the coding sequence GTGCGCAGCAACGAGGCGGCGCGCCCCTTTCTCGAGGTGAGCGCAAAATACCGCCCCGAGAGGGCCACGTCCTATGGATTGGAAGGTTACGATGACCAGGTAACCGACCTGCTCGACAAGCACGAGGAGCGCCAGCGCGCGGACCTCGCCCGGGTGAAGACCTCGCTGCAGTCCAAGCTCGCCGCGGAAACCGATCCCCTGGTCAAACAGGATCTCGAGATCCTCGTGCGTGCCGCCGACCTGCGCATGCGCGCCTCGGAAACGCACCAGCGTTACGAGGTCCCCTTCTATCGCGTGACGGAACGCATCTTCGACGGGCTGCGCGTTCTTCTGGAGGACCGGATCCCGCCGGCGCGACAGAAGCTCGCATTGCCTCGTTTGCGCCGCTACGCGGGGCTCGAGCCGGGGAGCAGGCCCTTCACGGAGCTGGCGCGTACCGAGACATCCAACGCAATGGCCAACCAGGGGACGAGGCTTGCGCCGTCCCGCATCGACGTCGAGAAGGAGCTGCAGAACAGCCCCGTTCTCCTCGATGGAATCGAGAAGCTATTTCAAAAATACCGCATCGATGGCTATCAGCAGCCCTTCGCGACGCTGAAGCAGCAAATTGCGGCGTATCAAGATTACCTTCGCAAAGAGGTTCTGCCGCGCACGCGCACCGATTTTCGAATGGCACCCGAGGTCTACGCCGTGGAGCTGGAAGCCTTTGGCGTGGACATGAAGCCGGAGCAACTCATTGCCCTGGGGCATGCGGGGTTCGATGCGCTTCAAGCCGAAATGCAGAAGGTCGCCGCACAGGTCGCGCGGGCACGCAACCTACCCAGCTCCGACTACCGCGATGTCATTCTCGCGCTGAAGAAGGAACAGATTGCGCCGAACGACGTGCTGTCGACGTACCGAAAGCGGCTCACGGAGGTCGAAGCGATCATTGCGCGCGAGCACTTGGTCACGTTGCCGACGCGCCCGGCGGTCATCCGGCTGGGGAGCGAAGCGGAAAACGCGGCGCTGCCCGCGCCGCACATGAGCGCCCCGCGGCTCATTGGAAATACCGGTGAGAAAGGCGAATTCATTCTGCCGACCAGCGTCCCGCCGCCGCCGGGTGGCAAGGCGAGCGACGCGCGCATGGACGACTTCAGCTACGAAGCCGCGACGTGGACCCTCACCGCGCACGAGGCGCGGCCGGGTCACGAGTTGCAGTTCGCATCGCTGGTGGAGCGAGGCATCCCCGTGGCACGGGCCATCTTCGCCTCGAACAGCGCGAACGTCGAAGGCTGGGGCCTCTATTCGGAGTACATCACGTACCCGTTCATGCCGCCGGAGGGGCAGCTCGTGTCGCTGCAGTTCCGTCTGCACCGCGCGGCGCGCGTCTTTCTGGACCCCGAGCTGCAGCAGGGCAAATGGACACCGGAATCCGCGCGCGCCTTCTTGCAGAAGGAGGTGGTTCTCTCGCCCGGGTTCGCCAACTCCGAGGTCGAGCGGTACACGTACAAAATGCCGGGGCAGGCGACGTCGTATTTCTATGGGTACACGCGCATGCTGGAGCTCCGGCGCGAAGTGGAGACGCGGCTGGGCCCGAAGTTCGACGCGCAGAAGTTCCACGACTTCATTCTGCAGCAGGGGCTCTTGCCGCCGAACCTGCTGCGCGAGGCCGCGCTCAAGGAATTCACGGGAGGGCACGGCTGA
- a CDS encoding L-lactate permease, producing MESPPLTALGVALASLPIGVLLVLIMARRWSAPRAGAAACLVAATLALGQFGTSYRSLAISSAKGLSLSLFVLTVIWAAVLLYNVVDGLGSIKVIGRTMSRVVSNPLGQALVVGWAFSGFMQGVAGFGVPVAVVTPLLVSMGFPAVHAVAIVLVGHAWSVTYGSLGSSYYTIQLVTGIHGEVIGPHMAMLFAVPVVATGFAVAHLQGGFGAIRRGALGITVMGVCIALAIWLANVGGVPQLASILPGLVGCGVGWFVARLALLGKNGAEITASENDKDDKDIKEAKSGKEEGNFHFAFLPYYVVIALSLLSQIPALKKVKFGLGLDYPGVQTALGYITKAQKNYAVIELMRHPAPLILLAIGISYAICRASGRWRPNMLTTAAKLTYKQCIGTSVGICTMVMMALIMTDAGMTALLGRAIASGTGSAFAVFSPFIGVLGTFMTGSNTNSNVMFGALQMESARALAIETVTIASIQSIGGSLGSSIAPAKVLVGTAMVGLSGKEGEVMKRTIPYCLLIVLLAGLEVRLFLQ from the coding sequence ATGGAAAGCCCTCCGCTGACTGCACTGGGCGTTGCACTGGCTTCGCTGCCGATTGGCGTCTTGCTGGTGCTCATCATGGCCCGCCGTTGGAGTGCGCCGCGCGCAGGGGCTGCAGCATGCCTCGTCGCCGCGACGCTCGCCCTCGGTCAATTCGGAACCAGTTATCGCTCACTGGCGATATCTAGCGCAAAAGGCCTAAGTTTGAGCCTTTTCGTGCTCACCGTGATTTGGGCGGCAGTGCTCCTCTACAACGTCGTCGACGGTTTGGGGAGCATCAAGGTCATCGGACGCACCATGAGTCGCGTGGTGTCCAATCCCCTCGGGCAAGCGCTCGTCGTGGGCTGGGCATTTTCAGGCTTCATGCAGGGCGTCGCTGGTTTCGGGGTGCCGGTGGCGGTGGTGACGCCGCTCCTCGTCTCAATGGGATTTCCTGCGGTGCACGCGGTCGCCATTGTGCTGGTCGGCCATGCGTGGTCGGTGACGTACGGCTCGCTCGGGTCGTCGTATTATACGATTCAATTGGTAACCGGTATCCACGGCGAGGTCATCGGGCCGCACATGGCCATGCTTTTCGCGGTGCCGGTGGTGGCCACGGGCTTCGCCGTCGCGCATTTACAGGGCGGATTTGGGGCCATTCGCCGCGGTGCCCTTGGAATCACCGTGATGGGAGTCTGCATTGCGCTGGCCATCTGGCTGGCGAACGTAGGCGGCGTTCCGCAATTGGCATCGATCCTTCCCGGGCTGGTTGGATGTGGCGTCGGCTGGTTCGTGGCCCGCCTTGCGCTACTTGGTAAAAACGGAGCCGAGATTACTGCTTCCGAAAATGACAAAGACGATAAAGACATTAAGGAGGCGAAGAGCGGAAAAGAGGAGGGTAACTTTCACTTTGCCTTTTTGCCGTACTACGTCGTTATCGCCTTGAGCCTGCTTTCGCAGATTCCCGCTCTCAAGAAGGTCAAATTCGGATTGGGCCTCGATTATCCGGGCGTGCAGACAGCGCTCGGCTACATCACGAAAGCTCAGAAGAATTATGCAGTCATCGAATTGATGCGGCATCCCGCGCCGCTCATTCTTCTGGCTATTGGCATTTCGTATGCCATTTGCCGCGCAAGTGGTCGCTGGCGTCCGAACATGCTCACGACCGCGGCCAAACTCACGTACAAGCAATGCATCGGTACCAGTGTCGGTATCTGTACTATGGTGATGATGGCGCTCATCATGACCGACGCGGGCATGACGGCCCTGCTCGGCCGCGCGATTGCATCAGGTACGGGCTCGGCCTTTGCCGTTTTCTCGCCGTTCATCGGCGTGCTGGGCACGTTCATGACCGGAAGCAATACGAATTCCAACGTGATGTTCGGCGCCCTTCAAATGGAGAGCGCCCGCGCATTGGCCATTGAAACGGTGACCATCGCAAGCATTCAATCCATTGGTGGCTCGCTGGGCAGCTCCATCGCCCCGGCGAAAGTTCTCGTCGGAACGGCCATGGTGGGACTTTCCGGCAAGGAGGGCGAGGTGATGAAGCGTACCATTCCGTATTGCCTCCTCATCGTGCTCCTGGCAGGTCTGGAAGTGCGGCTTTTCCTGCAATGA
- a CDS encoding Gfo/Idh/MocA family oxidoreductase — MMNSTFRVAIAGAGFVGRIHARSARLAGARLVGISASSAERARAAATELGVEHAFGSSEELVTAPDVDVVHICTPNHLHVPLTEAALAAGKHVICEKPLALDVAGAERLVLAESASRMVTAVPFVYRFYPLVRELRRRVQTGTPGALHLIHGTYLQDWLLLPGDSNWRVDAELGGRSRAFADIGSHWCDLVEFVTGHRIVQLCADMGRAHTGRPTEDFVTMLFDTDRGARGSVVVSQVSAGRKNRLAIELSGQHETLVFDQEAPESAWIGRRDGDHVIRRDPGQLSPEAARYVVAPGGHPQGYADAFDGFVRDAYQAMRTGDVPNGLPRFADGLRAARIVQAVIRSAETRTWQEVPV, encoded by the coding sequence ATGATGAACTCGACCTTTCGCGTGGCCATTGCCGGAGCAGGGTTCGTGGGGCGCATCCATGCACGGTCGGCAAGGCTCGCGGGGGCGCGCCTGGTCGGCATCTCGGCATCCAGCGCCGAACGCGCGCGCGCGGCCGCCACCGAGTTGGGCGTGGAGCACGCGTTCGGATCGTCCGAAGAGTTGGTGACCGCGCCGGACGTGGACGTGGTCCATATCTGCACGCCCAACCATCTGCACGTGCCCCTCACCGAGGCCGCCCTCGCCGCGGGCAAGCACGTCATCTGCGAAAAGCCGCTGGCCCTCGATGTAGCGGGCGCCGAACGGCTCGTTCTCGCGGAGAGCGCGAGCCGCATGGTGACGGCCGTCCCCTTCGTGTACCGATTCTATCCGCTGGTGCGCGAGCTGCGCCGCCGCGTGCAGACCGGCACCCCGGGCGCACTGCATTTGATCCACGGCACCTACCTGCAAGATTGGCTGCTCTTGCCGGGCGATTCCAACTGGCGCGTCGATGCGGAGCTCGGCGGCCGCTCGCGCGCCTTCGCGGACATCGGCTCCCACTGGTGCGATCTCGTCGAATTCGTCACCGGCCACCGCATCGTGCAGCTCTGCGCGGACATGGGGCGCGCCCACACCGGGCGCCCCACCGAGGACTTCGTCACCATGTTGTTCGACACGGACCGAGGCGCGCGCGGCTCGGTGGTGGTGAGCCAGGTTTCCGCAGGCCGAAAGAACCGCCTCGCGATCGAGCTCTCCGGGCAGCACGAGACGCTGGTCTTCGACCAAGAGGCGCCGGAGAGCGCGTGGATCGGCAGGCGCGACGGCGACCACGTCATCCGGCGCGATCCCGGACAGCTTTCCCCGGAAGCCGCACGCTACGTGGTGGCGCCGGGTGGCCACCCGCAAGGTTACGCCGACGCCTTCGATGGCTTCGTTCGCGACGCCTACCAAGCGATGCGCACGGGAGACGTACCCAACGGACTTCCGCGCTTTGCCGACGGCCTGCGCGCCGCACGCATCGTGCAGGCGGTCATTCGCTCCGCCGAGACCCGCACATGGCAAGAGGTACCCGTATGA
- a CDS encoding tryptophan 2,3-dioxygenase family protein, with translation MTAEKPPTTAQDPSASTQAALTYASYLALDEVLGAQRPRSDEHDEVLFIVIHQVYELWFKQILHELEYLQERLEVGDTPHAVRTLRRILTILKVVVHQIDVLETMTPSQFTSFRARLEASSGFQSAQFRELEAVLGRRDERVFKHYPEGSTARERIAKAMSRPSLFDSFVSYLVNQGYPLSTERDVTQPRQPSPELQQVLLRVYRDDAGPANVAELLVDFDEGLQEWRYRHVKMVERTIGDKAGTGGSAGSAYLRKTLFTPMFPDLWAVRSEL, from the coding sequence ATGACCGCTGAAAAGCCCCCGACCACGGCGCAAGATCCCTCGGCCTCCACGCAGGCGGCGCTGACGTACGCTTCGTATCTGGCACTGGACGAAGTCCTCGGTGCGCAGCGCCCGCGGTCCGACGAGCACGATGAGGTGCTCTTCATCGTGATCCATCAGGTCTACGAGCTATGGTTCAAGCAGATCCTGCATGAGTTGGAGTACCTGCAGGAGCGGCTCGAAGTCGGCGACACCCCGCATGCCGTGCGGACGCTGCGCCGGATTCTCACCATCCTCAAGGTGGTCGTTCATCAGATCGACGTGCTGGAGACGATGACGCCCAGCCAATTCACGAGCTTCCGCGCCCGGCTGGAGGCCTCGAGCGGCTTTCAATCGGCCCAGTTCCGCGAGCTCGAGGCGGTGCTCGGCCGCCGGGACGAGCGTGTCTTCAAGCATTACCCCGAGGGCAGCACCGCGCGCGAACGGATCGCCAAGGCGATGTCTCGCCCCTCGTTGTTCGATTCGTTCGTGAGTTACCTGGTCAACCAGGGCTACCCGCTGTCGACCGAGCGCGATGTCACCCAGCCGAGGCAGCCCTCGCCCGAGCTCCAGCAGGTCCTCTTGCGCGTGTACCGAGACGACGCCGGCCCGGCCAACGTGGCCGAGCTCTTGGTGGACTTCGACGAGGGGCTCCAAGAATGGCGCTACCGCCACGTGAAAATGGTCGAACGCACGATTGGCGACAAGGCGGGCACCGGCGGCTCCGCCGGCTCCGCCTACCTGCGCAAGACCTTGTTCACCCCCATGTTCCCCGACCTCTGGGCCGTCCGCAGCGAACTGTAA
- a CDS encoding ABC transporter permease — protein sequence MNAANAIAPRKPASRSEQVRLRRIQDFALTLVLVLLVVAGGVLRGERFLNYENLKATVTQASAVGILAIGMTFIIATGGIDLSVGSVLAFAAIAGGKLAGGGDLAFIAAALLAGTAAGAANGIAVAYGKVVPFIVTLAMLTVARGTALWMSDKTPIPVGELETLRWFGAGQVLGVPVPAWVLLLVAAIGWVILNQTRYGRYVVAVGSNREAARIGGVRVQRVLLSVYAITGLCAGLSATLLTGRLASASPIAGNFYELDAIAAVVIGGTSLAGGKATVVGTVLGVLTFAVIFNLLTLLDMRIEIQQIVKGIIIFAAVLVQRKGA from the coding sequence ATGAACGCCGCCAACGCGATCGCACCGAGAAAACCGGCATCGAGGTCCGAGCAAGTTCGGCTCCGCCGCATCCAAGATTTCGCCCTCACGTTGGTGCTCGTCCTTCTCGTGGTGGCGGGTGGCGTGCTGCGCGGCGAGCGCTTTCTCAATTACGAGAACCTCAAGGCCACGGTCACCCAGGCGAGCGCCGTGGGCATCCTCGCCATCGGCATGACCTTCATCATCGCCACGGGCGGCATCGACCTGTCCGTCGGCTCGGTCCTCGCGTTCGCGGCCATCGCCGGCGGAAAGCTCGCCGGCGGGGGCGATCTCGCCTTCATCGCGGCAGCCCTTCTCGCGGGCACCGCCGCGGGTGCGGCCAATGGCATCGCCGTCGCTTACGGCAAGGTCGTTCCGTTCATCGTCACGTTGGCCATGCTCACGGTCGCACGCGGAACGGCGCTGTGGATGAGCGACAAGACGCCCATTCCGGTGGGCGAGCTCGAGACCCTCCGCTGGTTCGGCGCCGGCCAGGTACTCGGTGTTCCCGTGCCCGCGTGGGTGCTGCTCTTGGTCGCCGCCATCGGCTGGGTGATCCTCAATCAGACGCGCTACGGCCGCTACGTCGTCGCCGTCGGGAGCAACCGCGAGGCCGCACGTATCGGCGGCGTGCGCGTGCAGCGCGTGCTGCTCAGCGTGTACGCGATCACGGGGTTGTGCGCCGGGCTCTCGGCCACGCTCCTCACCGGGCGGCTCGCCTCCGCCTCCCCCATCGCCGGCAATTTCTACGAGCTCGACGCGATTGCCGCGGTGGTCATCGGCGGGACGAGCCTCGCCGGCGGGAAGGCCACCGTCGTGGGCACCGTGCTCGGTGTCCTCACGTTCGCGGTCATCTTCAACTTGCTCACGCTGCTCGATATGCGCATCGAGATTCAGCAAATCGTCAAAGGCATCATCATTTTTGCGGCCGTGCTGGTGCAGCGCAAGGGCGCGTAG
- a CDS encoding TIM barrel protein, which yields MKLGFLTACLPGLSLEHIAAWAQAHGYESLEVAAWPLQGDRPFTATHIAAENMGDAEIARVQGIAQRHGLTLSSLAYYDNNLHPDPAERARVHAHVRCCIDAAASLGVPTVGTFVGRDPTRSVSENLREAERVFRPLVEHAGARGVKIVIENCVMEGWHPDGYPGNLAYSPELWEWMFDVGLYLNFDPSHLVWLGIDPIAAVRPYIHRIAHAQAKDIETFPALQNRYGFYGKMRDRKDAWDMGWWRYRVPGLGQVDWVRLVDVLYEGGFDGALSVEHEDPVWGGTEDKVKTGLEIAHRTLRPLVVR from the coding sequence ATGAAGCTCGGCTTTCTCACCGCCTGCCTCCCCGGCCTTTCGCTCGAACACATCGCCGCGTGGGCACAGGCCCATGGCTACGAGTCGCTCGAGGTGGCCGCGTGGCCGCTCCAGGGCGATCGTCCCTTCACCGCCACGCACATCGCGGCGGAGAACATGGGCGATGCGGAGATCGCGCGGGTGCAAGGCATCGCGCAGCGGCACGGACTGACCCTCTCGTCGCTCGCATACTACGACAACAACCTGCACCCCGATCCGGCGGAGCGCGCGCGCGTGCATGCGCACGTACGCTGTTGCATCGACGCGGCGGCGTCGCTCGGCGTTCCCACGGTGGGCACCTTCGTCGGGCGCGATCCCACGCGAAGCGTGAGCGAGAACCTGCGCGAAGCCGAGCGCGTTTTTCGTCCCTTGGTGGAACACGCAGGCGCGCGCGGCGTGAAGATCGTCATCGAGAACTGCGTCATGGAGGGCTGGCACCCGGACGGTTACCCGGGCAACCTCGCCTACTCGCCCGAGCTCTGGGAGTGGATGTTCGACGTGGGGCTCTACCTCAATTTCGATCCATCGCACCTCGTCTGGCTCGGCATCGATCCCATTGCTGCCGTGCGGCCGTACATCCATCGCATCGCGCACGCACAGGCCAAGGACATCGAGACCTTCCCTGCCCTGCAGAACCGCTACGGCTTCTACGGCAAGATGCGCGATCGCAAGGATGCGTGGGACATGGGCTGGTGGCGTTACCGCGTTCCCGGTTTGGGGCAGGTCGACTGGGTGCGCTTGGTCGATGTTCTCTATGAGGGCGGCTTCGACGGTGCGCTCTCCGTGGAACACGAAGACCCCGTGTGGGGCGGCACCGAAGACAAGGTGAAGACGGGGCTCGAGATTGCGCACCGCACGTTGCGCCCGCTGGTGGTGCGCTGA
- a CDS encoding substrate-binding domain-containing protein produces MLAHRRFLLTAFASFAIMGCDKAPAKGSPEGERVAATSPNATAAVTEEKSAPGKPVKVAFSAPGADHGWLAAIVKNAREEAKRLGDVTLEVSEGATDPASQASQIDALVAGKPDVLVVLPTDGQALTPAAQAAMRAHIPVVAVDRELASPSAYRTWIGGDNYGIGFSAGNYIAEQLNCKGNVVEIQGIAGISVTELRTKGFNDAIKRCNNGVQVVARQAANFLPDKGLEVMEAILQAQKKIDAVYTHDDDMAMGVVSAIQNAKRDKEMFVTGAGGSKRAMDLVKNGSLYRATFLYNPSMAASAIRLARLIGQGKGLRDLTEPEVPSRIQVPATAVTKENVNTFLTFGYE; encoded by the coding sequence ATGCTTGCCCACCGTCGATTCTTGCTCACGGCTTTCGCATCGTTCGCCATCATGGGCTGCGACAAGGCGCCCGCCAAAGGCTCTCCCGAGGGTGAGCGCGTCGCAGCCACCTCGCCAAACGCGACCGCCGCGGTCACCGAAGAAAAGTCGGCACCGGGCAAGCCGGTGAAGGTCGCCTTCAGCGCACCGGGCGCCGACCACGGCTGGCTCGCGGCCATCGTCAAGAATGCGCGCGAGGAGGCCAAGCGCCTCGGCGACGTCACCCTGGAGGTCTCGGAAGGAGCCACCGATCCCGCGTCGCAGGCCTCGCAAATCGATGCCCTCGTGGCGGGAAAACCCGACGTGCTCGTGGTGCTTCCCACCGACGGACAAGCCCTCACGCCCGCCGCGCAAGCCGCGATGCGTGCGCACATTCCCGTGGTGGCCGTGGACCGCGAGCTCGCGAGCCCCTCGGCGTACCGCACCTGGATCGGCGGCGACAACTACGGCATCGGCTTTTCGGCGGGCAACTACATCGCCGAGCAACTCAATTGCAAAGGCAACGTGGTCGAGATCCAAGGCATCGCCGGCATTTCGGTGACCGAGCTGCGCACCAAAGGCTTCAACGACGCCATCAAGCGCTGCAACAACGGCGTCCAGGTCGTCGCGCGCCAGGCTGCGAACTTCCTCCCCGACAAGGGGCTCGAGGTGATGGAGGCTATCCTCCAGGCGCAAAAGAAAATCGATGCAGTCTACACACATGATGACGACATGGCGATGGGCGTGGTCTCCGCGATCCAGAACGCGAAGCGCGACAAGGAGATGTTCGTCACCGGCGCCGGCGGCTCGAAGCGGGCGATGGATCTCGTGAAAAATGGCAGCCTTTACCGTGCGACGTTCCTCTACAACCCGTCGATGGCCGCCTCGGCGATTCGACTTGCCCGTCTCATCGGACAAGGCAAAGGCCTGCGCGATCTCACCGAGCCCGAGGTGCCGAGCCGCATCCAAGTGCCGGCCACGGCGGTGACGAAAGAGAACGTGAACACGTTCCTAACGTTCGGTTACGAATAA